The stretch of DNA GTACAAGTGCTGGAACAGGTTTTCAGTTCCCTATTACAGGAGGTTTTCGGTTTGATTTTAGAATGTCTAACTATGCTTACATGAGAAGCGGTATTTTAGTCCGATACGCAGGGGTACGAAGTCGCCATTTTGAAGCTACTACCTTCATACCTGATTACATAGACTACAATGCTCTTAACCTTGTTATTCCGCTGAATGTCAGAATTAACCTAACTCCTGTATGGAGCAGAGAAAAACATTGGTACATAGCAGGGGGCTCAATGTTTTATGCGGGTGCCTATCGTAATAACATAGCTATTTCAGGTTCAGGGATTTATACAGGTCCTTATGACCCTGCTAATCCTATCTATAAGAGCAGTGAACTACGAAGCTTGCTGTACTTGCTCAACTTTAACCTTTCACCAGGGATAGCGAAAAGAATACATAGAAAGTGGATTATGCAAGCAGAGTTAGAATTTGCTCGTAACTACATGCAGGGCAAAAGTCAAATAGATAATCATTGGTTTATCGGTGCGAACATTGGGATTTTTTACAATAAAAGACATTAGAGTTTTTGAGATTTTTTTGTATTTTTTCGGAGTGAAAAAAATTGTATTTGTATTAGTTACGTTTGCTTGTTTGAGTTTGTGGGGACAAATTAGCTACAACATTACTTTACTAGGGCGATGGGATGGCGCACCTAACTCCGATATGACACATTTATTTAACCAAAAGTATAATGAAGTATGGGGCTATGCTCAAAATGGGCGAGAATATGCTTTGTTGGGAGGTGTAGCAGGATACTATTTTATTGAAGTTACTAATCCTACTCATCCTGTGCTGCGTGCTTACATACCTGATATTATCTCCTCTCGTTGTATCAATAGAGATTTGAAAACGTATTCGCACTATGCATATTTAGCCGCAGATAACTGCGCTAACTCCTCTTTGATTGTGGTAGACTTGCAGTACTTGCCTGATTCTGTGCATATCGTTTATCAAAGCGATACTATTTGCACAAATATACACAGCATGTACGTAGATAATCATCGCCTATATGCATGCAGCGTGCGTAATCCAGGTGGAGTAACAGGTTTTTACAAAATGGCAGTTTATAGCCTTCAAAACCCCGAACGCCCGCAACTTATCTCTGTACTTGATGAACCTTTTTTTAGTCATGTCCATCAAGTAACCGTTTACAATGATACAGCTTATTGCTCTAATGGCTTTGATGGCTTATTTGTATACGATTACCGAAATCCAGCTAATCCTGTGGAACTCATGCGAATTACTGGCTACCAATACTCAGGCTACAATCACTCTTCTTGGCTAAGTCCTGACCACAAAAAAATTGTTTTCACCGATGAAGTACCCCATAACTTACCGATTAAAATTTATGACATTCACGATTTTAATAACCCTGAACTTTTAGCGCATGTCAGCTCAAGTACGAATAAAAAATACAAAGTACCTCATATTCCATATTGGAAAGGGGACTATATATACTGTTCTTATTACTCGGACGGCTTGCGTATTTTTAATGTAAGCGACCCTACTCATCCTATTGAAGTGGGATACTATGATACTTACCCCCGTGATGATACCTTAGCAGAAGCAAGTTTTGTTGGCAATTGGGGGGTATATCCTTTTTTGCCGAGCGGAAGAATAATCGCATCAGACATGCAAACAGGTCTATATGTATTTGATGTAAGCAAAGCACTGTCTGTACAAAATAATCCTGATATTTTTGTTCAAGCCGAAATATTTCCTAATCCTGCACGGGATTTTATTCAAATTCAAGGTTCAAACTTTTTGCCAGGCGAAGTACGTATCCAAATTATAGACATGCAAGGTAAAATAGTTGTGGATACTTTTACGTACGCTACTCAACTACTTTCTCATCAAGTAGACATAAAAGGTCTTCCTGC from Bacteroidia bacterium encodes:
- a CDS encoding choice-of-anchor B family protein — encoded protein: MSLWGQISYNITLLGRWDGAPNSDMTHLFNQKYNEVWGYAQNGREYALLGGVAGYYFIEVTNPTHPVLRAYIPDIISSRCINRDLKTYSHYAYLAADNCANSSLIVVDLQYLPDSVHIVYQSDTICTNIHSMYVDNHRLYACSVRNPGGVTGFYKMAVYSLQNPERPQLISVLDEPFFSHVHQVTVYNDTAYCSNGFDGLFVYDYRNPANPVELMRITGYQYSGYNHSSWLSPDHKKIVFTDEVPHNLPIKIYDIHDFNNPELLAHVSSSTNKKYKVPHIPYWKGDYIYCSYYSDGLRIFNVSDPTHPIEVGYYDTYPRDDTLAEASFVGNWGVYPFLPSGRIIASDMQTGLYVFDVSKALSVQNNPDIFVQAEIFPNPARDFIQIQGSNFLPGEVRIQIIDMQGKIVVDTFTYATQLLSHQVDIKGLPAGVYAVVLSDSKGRFYRTKFVKQ